In Thermoanaerobacterales bacterium, the following are encoded in one genomic region:
- a CDS encoding thioredoxin family protein — translation KGEESMDIKVLGPGCKKCKALEQEVTSVVAEMKIDANIEKVTDVNAITDYNVFITPALIVNGKVKVIGKVPSKDDIKKYIEEEM, via the coding sequence GAAAGGAGAAGAAAGCATGGACATTAAAGTCCTGGGTCCGGGATGCAAGAAGTGCAAGGCCCTGGAGCAGGAGGTCACCAGCGTGGTGGCGGAAATGAAGATCGACGCCAACATTGAGAAGGTAACGGATGTGAACGCCATTACCGATTACAATGTCTTCATAACCCCTGCTCTGATAGTCAACGGTAAGGTAAAGGTAATCGGCAAGGTCCCCAGCAAGGATGACATCAAGAAGTATATCGAAGAGGAAATGTAG